The genomic window GCAGGCGTGGGCCAGCGCGGTCTCCCCCGGCGCGCTCGGGGCTTCGAGGACGTCACCCGCGGCCTTGTTCTCCATGACGATCCAGACCACGTGCTGCCAGCGCGCCGGTACCGCCGCGCCGACGCACGGGTGGCTGGCGCTCAGCGCCACGGCCGTGGACGCAGCGGACGGCGTGGCCGACACGGTCGTGCTGGTCCAGGGTGCGGGCGTGCTGGTCGGGGTCGTCGCTGCGCAGGCCGCCAGGCCCAGGGACGCGACGACGAGCAGGGTGAGGGCCGGCGAGCGACGAGGACGGCGGCGGTGCGGCACGCCGTCCATCGTGCCCCGGGATCAGGCGATCGGTTCGAACCGGGCGTTGAAGAACCGCAGCGTCGGGGGCTCGTAGACCAGGCGCAGGCCGCGGATCTCCTCGCGCTCGGTCCACAGGGTGCGCACCGACTCGGCGACGACGTCCATGTGACGGTCGGTGTAGACCCGGCGCGGGATGGTCAGCCGCACCAGCTCGAGCGCCGGGTGACGGTTCTTGCCGGTGTTGGAGTCCCGGCCGGCGGAGACGATGCCCCGCTCCATCGAGCGGACGCCGCTGTCGATGTACAGCTGCGCGGCCAGCGCCTGCGCCGGGAACAGCTCCTGGTCGACGTGCGGCAGGAACCGCCGGGCGTCCAGGAACACCGCGTGGCCGCCGATCGGCTCGACGATCGGGATGCCGGCGTCCAGCAGCTGCTGGCCGAGGTAGCGGACCTGCAGGATGCGGTGGGCGATGTAGTCGTCGTCCACCATCTCCAGGATGCCCTGGGCCATGGCCTCCATGTCCCGACCGGCGAGCCCGCCGTAGGTGGGCATGCCCTCGTACAGCACGACCAGCTCACGGGCCCGCTGCAGGATCGACTCGTCGTTCATCGCGAGGAAGCCGCCGATGTTGACCAGCGCGTCCTTCTTGCCAGACATCGTGCAGCCGTCGAAGTAGGACATCATCTCGTGCAGGATCGCGGCGACCGGCTTGCCCTGGTAGCCCTCCTCGCGCTCGGCGACGAAGTAGGAGTTCTCGACGCAGCGGGTGGCGTCGGACCACAGCAGGATGTCGTGCCGCCGGCACAGCTCGCTGACCTCGCGGATGTTCTGCATCGACACCGGCTGCCCGCCAGCCATGTTCACGGTGACCGCGAGGTTGACGTAGGCGATGCCGGCCGGTCCGACCTCGTCGATCAGCCGCTGCAGCTTGGCCACGTCGACGTTGCCCTTGAACGGGTGCTGGGCGGTCGGGTCGTGCGCCTCGTCGATGATGACGTCGGCGAAGACGCCGCCGGCCAGCTCCTGGTGGGCCCGGGTGGTGGTGAAGTACATGTTGCCCGGGACGTACTGCCCCTCCTTGATCAGGATCTTCGAGATCAGGTGCTCGGCTCCGCGGCCCTGGTGGGTGGGCACGACGTGCTTGAACCCGTAGATCTCCCGGACGGCGTCCTCGAGGGCGTAGAACGACCGCGAGCCGGCATACGCCTCGTCGCCGCGCATGAGCGCGGACCACTGCCGGTCGCTCATCGCCGAGGTGCCGCTGTCGGTGAGCAGGTCGATGTAGACGTCGTCGCTGTGCAGCAGGAAGGTGTTGTACCCGGCCTGATCCATGGCCGCCTGGCGGTGCGCCCGGGTGGTCCGGCGCAGGGGCTCGACAGCCTTGATCTTGTACGGCTCGGCGTTGATCATCGGGGTCCCCTTCGTCGACTGTAGCCCGATGATGACGCCAGTCCAGGCGGTGCACAACCTGTCCACTTCCAAGCGAACAGATTGCACAGATTGAACATCACCATGCCAGAATTGCTGTACCGGTTGCCTGACATCGGCCGACCCCTAGGGTGGTCTCGTGAGCGTCGACCCGACTCCGGCCAACGTCACGCCCGGGTTCTCGGCGTCCCTCTCCCGCATCATGCTGCGAAACGCCACCTTTGTGGAGCCTGAGGACGGCCGGCCATGACCGAGCACGCTGCGGCCGCCACCCGCCGATACGTGGCCGTCATCGGGCCCGGCTCGGCCACCGACGAGCAGGTCGCGGCGGCGCGGGCCCTGGGTCGGGGGCTGGCCGAGCGAGGTGTCGTGGTCCTCACCGGAGGGCACGGCGGGGTGATGGCCGCTGCGGCGTCCGGCGTCGCGGAGGCCGGCGGGACGTCGATCGCGATCCTGCCCGGGCTGGACCGGGCCGAGGCCGATCCGGCGCACACGTTCGCCCTGCCCACCGGGCTGGGCGAGCTGCGCAACGGGCTGCTCGTGCGGTCCGCCGACGTCGTCGTCGCGGTGGGCTGCTCCTGGGGCACGCTGTCGGAGGTCGCGCTCGCGGTGCGCACCGGCGTGCCCCTCGTCGCGATCGACTGCTGGGAGCTGCCGGACGGCGGCCCGCGGGCCGCCGTCTCGGTGGTGGACGCGTTGACCCAGGTCGATCGACTGCTGTCCCGCCTCAGGCGGTGACCGTGGCCTGGGCGCTCTGGCCGTCCGGTGCCGTCACGACCACGCGGACGGACACGGGTGACGTGAGCGCCGCGACCACCACGTAGTGCGGCGGGTGGGTGGCCAACGCGGAGCGGAAGACCCCGATCGTGGTCCCCGGCGGGATGTCCGCCGCGGAGACGATCATCGGGATGTCGGGGACCGCGACCCTCAGGTGCAACGGCCGCGCGGGCGGGAAGTGCGGCGGCGGGAGGTGCGGCCCCGGCAGATGCGGCGACACCGCGGGAAGCTGGGCCAGGTGTGGGAGCGGCGGCACCATCTGCTGCAGGAGCGGCTGGGCGACCACGGGGTGCGGCGGCAGCACGAGGGGGTGCGCGGCGTAGACGTCGACCGTGTAGGCGCCGTCCAGCACCGGCGTCAGCGGCACCTGGCTGGTGAACGGCACGGCGACCCCGCCCGCGAGCAGCGTCGGAACGCCGAGGGTCACGTCCGGTGGTGGGTCCGGCGGGACGGCGGGGATCGAGGCTTCGACCGACGTCGAGCGGCCCAGCGGGTCGGTCACCGTGACCATCAGCGTCATCAGGTCGGACGGGTCGGAGCGGCGCAGCCACAGCTGCATGGGCGTGCGCCCGGCGTTGCGCAGCGACCGCTGCAGGACTCCACCCGTCACGGTGGCAGGTGGAGCAACGCCCGGGTCCACGGCGAGCTGGTCGAGCCGCGCCTCCCGGTCCACTGCGGGCGGGTCCGCGGGCGCGGCGAGGGTACGGGCGACCCGCACCCGTACCGTCGACGGGCCGAACCGGCCGGCCTGCGGCGGGACGTCTGTCGACCAGGTCGCGAGCACCCCGTCGCGGTCGCTGCCCCAGAAGCTGACCGCCGGCGCCGACACGTCGGGTGCCGTCTCCGGCGCGGCCAGCAGCGGGAACGGGGTGGACCCGTCGGACCGGACGCCGGCCACGCCGTTGGTGGGCACGTCCGGCGCCCAGGCCACCGCGCGGTACCAGGTGGTGCGCCACGAGCTGCCCGGCGTGTCGGTCAGCACGGCCGACCAGCGACCGTCCGGACCCTGGGTGAACGACGTCGACTCGGCCACCGCCGGCCCCATCAGGTCGACCGAGGTCGCCGCGCCGCCCACCTGGGTCCGGAACACCTGGACCCGCTCCGGCGCCACGGTTCCGCCCACGGTCACGGTGACCGTGGCGGCACCGCCACCGGCGTCCACCGCGACCAGCTCCGGGGTGGACGGCGCCACGAGGCGCGGGCGGGCGAACGCCCGCAGCTGGTCCGACGTGGCCGGCCAGGCCGACTCGACGTTGCCCGCGTTCGTGG from Actinomycetes bacterium includes these protein-coding regions:
- a CDS encoding TIGR00725 family protein gives rise to the protein MTEHAAAATRRYVAVIGPGSATDEQVAAARALGRGLAERGVVVLTGGHGGVMAAAASGVAEAGGTSIAILPGLDRAEADPAHTFALPTGLGELRNGLLVRSADVVVAVGCSWGTLSEVALAVRTGVPLVAIDCWELPDGGPRAAVSVVDALTQVDRLLSRLRR
- a CDS encoding tyrosine phenol-lyase, producing the protein MINAEPYKIKAVEPLRRTTRAHRQAAMDQAGYNTFLLHSDDVYIDLLTDSGTSAMSDRQWSALMRGDEAYAGSRSFYALEDAVREIYGFKHVVPTHQGRGAEHLISKILIKEGQYVPGNMYFTTTRAHQELAGGVFADVIIDEAHDPTAQHPFKGNVDVAKLQRLIDEVGPAGIAYVNLAVTVNMAGGQPVSMQNIREVSELCRRHDILLWSDATRCVENSYFVAEREEGYQGKPVAAILHEMMSYFDGCTMSGKKDALVNIGGFLAMNDESILQRARELVVLYEGMPTYGGLAGRDMEAMAQGILEMVDDDYIAHRILQVRYLGQQLLDAGIPIVEPIGGHAVFLDARRFLPHVDQELFPAQALAAQLYIDSGVRSMERGIVSAGRDSNTGKNRHPALELVRLTIPRRVYTDRHMDVVAESVRTLWTEREEIRGLRLVYEPPTLRFFNARFEPIA